The nucleotide sequence TTCACAGCCTACAAGCTGGCAGTATTATTGGCTTCATTGATCTTCGCGATAAATTTTTGCTGCAGTTTCAGAATCTTTTGCCACAGAAAAATACACATATAGAATGTCATgatattaaacaaggcaacaaggaaACCTTGAGCGCATTATTAATGCGGTACATTTACAAGTGCCAAAAGATACCAAGTTTAAATGAAGTTAAAAAAATCTCtggttttttgcatgctattaatccaCAGCGGCATCCGACACTTGTGCGAAGATTGCGAAGGGATGTCCCGCCGACTTTCGCTAAAGTACAACAAGAAACATACGACTATCTTCGAGGAGGAGAGGATAGCACTATCACCCCTGCGTGTGGGTGGGATAAagataaaagttggcgagatgacaatgattCTTTTCGAGATGGCAATATCGATAACTACCGTGGTTCTGGATATCCGCGGCGAAGTGGCGGTGGTGGTTATTCACGAAATGATAGATATCAAggtcaaaatgataaccatggatatggccgTCGGGATCGCTATTCTACGCGCAAATGGAACAACGAGTCTTTtaatatcattcagatgctaacaaaaatgCCTAAGGAAATTCTGCTGCAAGAAAGGGTTGCTAAGTTTTTTCCTAATCCTCAACCTTTAGCGAAAAATAGTAGGCGGGATAAATCCAAGTTTTGTAttttccatgacgattacggtcatgatACCAATCGTTGTAGAGACTTGGCGGAGCTGATCACAGAGGCATATAAGCAAGGCAAGTTAGAACATTTAATTGCGCAAGGTGCTGTAACCACCGCGAATGCGATTATCTTGCCTGCAGAATCTAATGCTCCGTAAGTGCCAAACGCTGCTGATCGAAAAGCTCCCGCAGTGAAGAATCTTGGGGTAAAAATGGTCAGTAAGAAAGAAAATCAATGCGGAATTTAGGTCATTAATGTGGTAGAAGTGCAAGGCGAAATTTCAGTATTTCAAATATCTGAACAAATTGCAAGTTGGCAATGTCCTGCTATTACTTTCACTCCTGCAAACTTGAGTGCGAATTTGGATAAATCAGTGGTGGTTTCATGCCGTATTGCGAATactggtattgtgattatgaaagtATACattgacactggtagcagtgtagatatAATGTATGAGCAATGTTTCGGCAAGTTGCCTGCAAACATTAAAgcattgatgaaacctactgcggtttcgctCGCTGGATTTTCAGGAGAATCAACTTGGCCTATTGGTCAGTTAGAATTACATATTGAGCTAGTTGATAATCGCGATGAAATGCTAAGATGCCAAGCTTTGTTGAATCTTTATATAATGCGAAATCAGTCACAATTCAATATGATTCTTGGGTGcactgctttgcgcatgtttggcgcaatCCCTTCTACAATACATGGCATGGTTGAATTCTCTGCTAATAAGGGAATAGGGACTCTAACTTCTGTGGAAGTAGAGCCATTTTTGTGCCATGAATATGGCGACCGAAAGTAGGGGAGTTGAGGGGCATTCAGTCAACTCTGAATGATGCAAATATCTGTAATAGAAAGCTTGTGGCAGAATGCTTAGTCAAATTTGATCAAGGATTGATATGCTATTTTTATTTTCTGCAATTTGTATATCGAAAAAAtaatgaataaagcaaagttaGTTTTAAGTGTTTGTGATTGTTTCTATACAAAgcaaaaacactgcgtgtggccacacgTAGTGCTTATTTTGCAGAACACAATTGCTTGTTTTTCATAACACTGAATTAATGTTTGTGTAAGTGTGTTTAAAACTTCGTGGATATTTTTAACAAATGACATGGTTTTTGCTAAACATGGCCTGTTTAAAATTATGGTAATGCGAACATATATTGTGAAATAATGCGTTaaaaaccaagtgatgaaattgcccacttgtgttaaacAGTGAATGTTGCtaaaggataaaatttcctaagtatttgatcttgccaataatTAGATGCTTCTCAATGCTAAAATTGCCTAAGGAtcgatttgtcggacttagaagattcataatgaataaaagattgtttcgcataaaTACGCGTTTGTTATATGCACAATAGCGAATGTGGaaattgcaaagggcaagtctGAATTATGGATACATGATaaagtaaagcgctatataaataggaTAAGTTGCAACTGTGAAACGAAAATATGTCAATAATAATAAGCGCTGAAAGAGCGCGAAGAGTTACAAAAGCGCAATTTATGATTGCGAAGTAAATATTTACAATCTAACTCAGATAATTTAAAGCTCCAATGCTTTAATATCTGAAAAAGTAACGCCCTCGCGTTGACTTAACTCTTCCAATGCTGGTATGGTAATTTTCTCAACCTCTTTCTTTGCTCTAGCTAACGCTTCTCGGGCATCATCGGTGGCACATATTTCGTCCGCCATGTCTGAGAGAAGCGGTTTAGAAGGATTACTAAGCTCACACAACAAATCATACCATTCGCAGCGAGTAGTGAGTTTAGCTGCCGGGACATATGTCCCAAACTTCTCAGTAACTGGTTTAGAATCCATCACTTTGTTGCCGAATTCTGTCAAATACTTGACAAGCTGAGCAAATTCATTTTCAGCATTTTTTGCTCTCTTTTTGAGCTTCGCGTTTTCCTCCGCAACTTTTTTAAGTTGAGCCTCAAGTTTCTGCGCTTTCCTTTGTTGCGCATTTGCAATTTTAACCTGCTTTTCATATTCATTGGATATTTCATTGAAGCGCTCAACGTTGTCGATGGCTAGGAAAATCGCGTTATAGCAATTGTGGAGTCACTGTCTCTCGGCTTGAGGAAAAGTCAGTTTGCAGTATTCATCTTGTGTGTTTTTGGGGATGAATTTGCAGAGTTTGCGGTATAACCGGTTGGCTTGTTCTGCTTCTGCGGCTTCATcagcatcttcttcttcttctttttcttcttcttgatgGGATGTTTCAGCTTCAGAAGGAAGGCTTAAATCTTCATTTTTCGGGCACTTCCAAAATGTCCTCGGTGATACTCCCGGTGATGTTGTATAGCGGTCTGGGCTCACCTGGGGAGTCTGCAAGTACAATTAAAAAGAGATAAGCAAGTACAGTAAATTAGTGCAAAAATGGTAAAAGCGCAATATAAAAATAATGCGAATTGAAAATCACTTACTCGTTTCTTGTTCAGATATAGTGCGCATGCGTCTTTTGCAAGGGGTGGAGGCACTCTCTGATGCTTTTCGCTTACCTCGGTCTTCACCACCAGAAATGGTAAGCGTATTGATGATTAGCTCATTAATAGGAATAATCTCGCCGTCACCATTTTTTAAGCGACGAGCAGGTCTAATCCTGCTAATATCTGGTGACCTCATATCTAGGTCAAGATCAATCACTGCAAAATCAATACGCATAAGGTTATGAAAAAAAAAAGGGAAATGtatgttatatattaatttaatgcaAAAAGTTTAAGCAATATACCGTTATTCACTTGGTCAATCAAGAGAGCATTGCATCGCTCCAAGGCCACTGGATTGAAACCCTACCAATGTACAGCGGTATATTTGAGTATGCACGTAGGATTAACCCTGCACCCTTGATCCTTTTTAGGATGTCTCGTTCAAGGTCATCTGGAGTGACCTTGTCGTTTACGGTCGCATCGAAATTTGTACACCACTTTCTTGGTATGTCGTTATCAACATGTGTGGTGTCGTTGATAAAAACGAACGAACTGCGCCAATTGCCAATGGAGTCCTTGGGTGAAGTCATCACGCCAAGTTTGCTGCGGAATGAGAACCATCCCGCATCGTGTGGCACAAGGCTATTTCAAGAGCGAAACACATTAAGCAGTAGTTGCGTATCGATAGAATTGCAGTACATCTCAAACAACACGATCTTATTAACCGCATTGGGATGAAGCTGGGCAATAGCGATCTTGTAATATTCGCAGACGCTGTGAAAAAATTGAGTAAGTGGAAGGCGTAGATTGCCTTGGGAAATAGCAGCCTCATAAGTGGTGATCATTCCCATAGGGGGAGCGTTAGCTCTGTCCTCCATTGATGGTGCGGTAGGAACAAATTGAGCAAGTGGAGGGTACCATTGCTAAAGGGTTTGGATTTTTACTTCCGTCATGTATGAAACAAAGCCTCCAGGAGTATTAGCAGAAGATGAAGATGCCATTTGTAGTAATATAACTAAATCGGCTGTTGAATTTGAAGATTTTAAGGGTTGAATTGATTAATTGCAAATGCACGTGTACGAATAGGAGAATTTGATTGAATAAGCAATTGAGGGAGAAAAGCGTAAAGTTTTTAATGCGAGTTCTCCAGCTATTTATAATTGAAATTAGGGCGAGGAAGTCGAAAGAGTAATGATTACTTTTAAACGGCTAAAATTACCGtaacgtgtaaacggtaattttctagccgttacagCGTTTCTGATTTGACAGTTTTGCGATAGTTACCGTTGTAATTATGCGTTGAGCTTAATAAAATCAACGGTAATAATTCGGTggtaaaaattattaaaaatcactTGCGAATATATTTTAAGGAAGCACggttttatttttagagtttatcatgatacatctgcttcgcgaaatgtatcataataaactgggggtacttgatcatatacatagcattgtatatgtatgttttatttgctaaaagccaagAGCAGAATTACGTGAGCTATAATCCAAAGTTATAAAATATTCTCTGAAAATGAGTACAGCGGTAATGTTTTCGCTTTAATAAAAGACTGCATTTTAATCCGCTTAGTTTCCGTGAATAGTTAAGCAGTCTGCAGATCGcagatatttcgaatactataaatagagagcatgtcctctcatttataggttgttgattctctgccatttgctctagcctttgtgattttcactttTGATTTTGCCTAAGGGATTTCTACATTGCGCTAAGTTAAattatgctaattgacaatcaagaccgggtcggggtggttgatcacctgGTTGTTAAGGTAAAAGATgatatcggggcccaaaataatcatcaaacatcccatcctccatctcaTTATTGCACtagatccgtaattaagtaactcattaattagggattgatcactggacaatggcttctctcgtggaacgattgatacaacgctattcatccgtaaaaaccacagtcacaatctcttggttcaaatttacattgatgatattatttttggttccacgtccccagccttatgaaaagaatttggtgaccttatggccaacaaattcgaaatgagcatgcttgaccagttaaatttcttcttagggttacaagtaaaacaattaccaaatgggatttttatcagtcaaacaaagtatatcaatgatatgctaaaatgttttaaaatgtctgatttaaaaccaatgacaaccccaatgagaactctactggatgctgatgctgaTGGGGAACACTTTGacgttacgctttatcgaagcatggttggttctttaatgcatctgactgcaagtcgaccagacattacacttgctgtaattgtctgtgcccgctttcagtccaaccctaaaaaatctcactccaaagtggttgttaggatttttcagtaccttaaaggtacacctaaccttgggatctagtGTCCTCatagatccgatttcaatctcactacttatactgatgcggatcatggcggttgccatgttgatagaaaaagcacatctggataaattcagatgttggggaataggctagttggttggtcatccaaaaagcagaactgtgtatctttatcaacagctgagtctgagtacatttctgcagctcactgttgttcacaagttttgtggatgcaaactaaacttttggactatggctttaagatttctaagaccccaatttactgtgattcacaaagtgctattgcaattacgagcAACTCGGTCTagtattctaagactaaacacattgatattcgttatcatttcattaaggaccatgtagaaaaaggggatgtggagttatactttgtgcctaccaaagtgcaattagctgacatgttcactaagcccttagatgaacttagactaaagttcttgatcaaagagattggcatggtagagtatagtgcttcacattccttagatctgttgggacttatacttgggatcttgtgtttagggggagtagatacattctagggggagcaactacttcttatgctttagataacacatttcaagggggagccttacttttagaattctgttaacttcctgggattaaatttcaatggttacgaaagggggaggtaacttattgatatcatatttctagggggagttaactcattttcttgggaatatatcaaaatggtgaattactttcttgtatatcacattttgagggggagaaaaagggagaaaatgaaaagaaaaatgtttttcaaaagtgaatttcataaaatctttgtttttatctgaaataattcactaaggcttgtatacatctcagtatgcaacccgttttaacaattggtatcactgaagatttgtactttgtacataattcaaaattttctaagtacaaatcttgttttgataaaattcataaaaattggaaaagataaaatccaaaaagatttgaatttaaatgaataaatgctaattttagcgttataccgaatctgacaaccaacagtacagattcggtaagtttaaaattttcaacaattgtctcagaaatgtttttcatcaaaaatgtgataatcttgaatgatttttgataaagatttgtcaaagtttgaagtgcaatgtgtctaaatttgaaaatggactgcattcggtacttaaggcccattcggtaaagcccatttctTTAAAACATTCagtatctataaatagcagggtcaaagtcaaactttcttttaattttacctaattgcataccgaatctgataaaacctaccgagtctgcctaatctaccgaatccgtctctctgtatcttcaaatctttggtatatacttgttttaattgaatttaagtatcacatgttgtagatctgagataattgaacattcataaaccagaaaatcaagcaaataacatgattgtgagacttaattttgaaaaatgttgcttataccgaatatgagtcgtatttcttaattctttgattaaactcatctgatttggttgattaacatgaaatcttgtcaaatccatgttaaattagttgatctatcaattgaccgagtctgattacatgtttaattgagtatttgatagattctgtacataccgaatgtgttcttgctacagtaccgagtctgttcaagtcattaacaagtttttctgatttgtttgagtttttaattgattgtgactatgtttttgcatgatataagaccgaatatgcatgtttgggtgacaatatgtgatttttgaagataccgaatctgtttttGGAATTATACCGAATCTGTAATTTGGTACTTTCAAAATCcgagattttcaacttgataaatcttacatgctttatttaagtctttggtatgaaaactcaagcttatttggttatagAATCTCAAGTTTTAttactaccgaatctgcttgaattgtacttaaatatgactaagtgttgttctgattctttgtgttatatcattgactttgcatgatgattttgtactgaaatgaatatcatatgaatgtcttgTTTGTCAATTGCTTGtttatatttggaataaatgatttttataacttagaaaaaccataaaaattataaaatttgaaaaatacaaaggatttctaaggcaaataagaatagagatatgtgctttatgttaaatatcttgtgatcttctatttcttatttatacagctaaatggcgaacaatcacttcatcaattctgaaaccaacattccttgcaattactggactgcaatactagagaggcatacactgtagcctgctctaagctcaactgtcaGTGTAACTGTGATAGATCTGGAGCTACTGAATAGAACCATTAGGTTTGTAGAAGCTACATAACCTACTACTGCAAATCTagagggtacacaagctcgatttgattttgagctaagaggagtacaagggatgaggagtatcacaaaagctgattttaggaggatctttaggcttcctcttgtacataatgctcctgctttccctgctacttagcagatgatgtcatcaatctttgatcttggttatgttggagcaaacaatgttccaccggctaagtttcagaagaaatacttgcactcaaggtggtatgtgatcttctcaatcatcaacagatgcttgttgatgacaacaaGTGGATCAGACAGCTTGACGGTGCCAATGCTGAGgctgttctactcattcacaagagtagagactcctgactatgcagaacttctctgagatttggttcaagctcaagttgataagccaaggggttcatacatcccttgtgaaaggtttttctgtatctttatccatgatactatcaatgcttgcagaaatacaaatatatttgtaccaggtacacatggattacagatgaaaagatttggggagctgaagatgaataccccgatggtatctgacaatcaattcattgcgccgattccaaattggcttgtggggctagctgcaccccaagacgttcgaatgcgttcttattttgaggctgtaggaatacctcttccgaacccggtacaacaagaacaagttgaacccgccgtggttccagccccagaggttgtagaggaacctgtagtaaaaCTACccaggccagctaatcctccacttagggtgaacctcaaacgttctagggtagcacaccaagctcaacccgtgaggatcagggaacctagacaTCTGGGATTGAACCAACCCAATCAACAACACCcaaagtgagcagtgacactgattcttcagtaactgagtcattaagagaactcgatttatgcccgatgagataattcagactccgccaactcaacgagtaactagatctaggacttcgacaactATCATCCGCCAAATagttactccaaccgttggtgatacggatcaagacctagagccaattaggtcaccctcacccatctccgtatcacatccaataataacagtaagccctacgctaaatgaagcgcaagcttcggtaggcaagagagctaaatgcacggatggtaaaaagactactaagcccatccaatctaaacagtacttaataataaatcttacacagcaagatgcttcagcatctaaggaagtaaagccttcctctgcagtaaagtctgcgttgactcaatcgattgaggaaactcaatcattgaagtccagaacggccgaaggggagccgaaaaatcttgaaaaggcaccctgcgtatcggctggaaatcctcctgtgcctcaacataCAGTAGGGTCTCGAGgtctggcttatcttgatgagggagatctgccgcgtcccatggaaacgagtcaacatgacaatccttcgggatatttatcagacttccagcagactgatcccttggttcatgaacatGATCCAttagttcaaaccacttctcttctagattctgaatctcgaggtctggaggaagagtctctaactaaaagagatgtaccacctcatagtatatcaatgatttcaggagtcggagacaACAATATCTTTGCGAGATTTAAACCGACGGGTatttctactactttgtcagagtcccatgagactaaagtcatggaggcggatgcttcgaaagaaacttcgtcggcgacaactccggttgttgcccaacctccatcagaaggggatatcacgaatctgactagtagtatgtatagccctacatataagaataataccgcacgtatatccttacctgccctcacggaaaCTCAAACACTTCCCACGACATCGCCTCCAACTGATGCTGTTGATGCTAATGTTGTTcgtggttacaccgttgtttcaccaactgggtcaccttctcggattttgaatagataTGGATTGCAATATCTCTCCGAAaatgaggtggaggaactatatcttgctgaatttgctaaacgaactgatcttgatgaagttcgtgagactatgatgatttatcttgagcaagcaaggatagtatatcctttatctccatgcaagtcacctggaccaattcacatgcctgatcatgatgatttcgatcccgacaatcttcatgagggggagaataatcaaggtggttatcggtccagtggttttcaaagatcaacgtatgatgctggtacatctagtcaacataaggatcatgATGTTGTTAatatatctgattctgaaagcGATCAAATTGAGGAAATTcattgtgaaagttttctagatgaatcagaaggTCAAAGAGAGGGTGATTcagggatgcttatgattatggattcagctgatcaattaGAGAATAAATtagctcaagaggacaatcaaaactttgataatattgaagatattttgaatgggtcgtcgagtgtcgccaatgaatgcaatgatcatcaatttgttaacctgtcatctccaactgatgaatttgggatacactttgaaaaggagattttctctaatggcaaggaagatactacgactcctcctgatctgaatgttccatttcaaattgcagagattgttcttgagcgtgatgctgatttccaattaagtgaggaagaagagaagaggattcttcgttcaccattcattgaacaacaagcttatagaatctatggtgattctgatctcgtcctttctgcatcaatgagtgttctgggtgcatggaaataacATAAGAAactagaatatctcaaagcttaactgagtgttcgtgacaaatataaattgaagaatgaagaaaaacttcaagttcagcaaaattcagagatcaaaagcataaataagattttgatgattaacaaggatggagtaAAGATGCCATTATTTcaggtaacaagaatggatgatgaggattatcaattctctgaagcagattttaatagattgaagatggacgacattattttcttttacaactacttgattaacttgaatgaatctgcaacaatttatcatgctactgcaatgaaggcagtctacagatttattcttgactcgatgagatggatgtccgttcacaattttcagatggggttagaatcttgacacaaaaagctcggaatcaaaccgccaaaacaagtaatcgaagagctaagatatatgtccttacttgaagtaagtgactatccttatgggtttgtgtttgtcaattctcactatacaaagaccTTCATCAGAGTcttagatttcagaagatactcagacggaatattgatgtatgctttcaaatacttgagatggagactgatcaataatgctattcaactgaagataatgagattgtcaaatataTTCTCACAAGATTTAAAAGTCGTTtaaagacaagagtgaacatacgaaga is from Rutidosis leptorrhynchoides isolate AG116_Rl617_1_P2 chromosome 10, CSIRO_AGI_Rlap_v1, whole genome shotgun sequence and encodes:
- the LOC139871028 gene encoding uncharacterized protein — translated: MIAKFCADNTDTRTKKANEITTTADKFVHHISDYPIVTPPIVPTTLGVYLGLTDPLDFLQQFEGVVSTYNWDEPVAYRVFPIVLQGSAREWFHSLQAGSIIGFIDLRDKFLLQFQNLLPQKNTHIECHDIKQGNKETLSALLMRYIYKCQKIPSLNEVKKISGFLHAINPQRHPTLVRRLRRDVPPTFAKVQQETYDYLRGGEDSTITPACGWDKDKSWRDDNDSFRDGNIDNYRGSGYPRRSGGGGYSRNDRYQGQNDNHGYGRRDRYSTRKWNNESFNIIQMLTKMPKEILLQERVAKFFPNPQPLAKNSRRDKSKFCIFHDDYGHDTNRCRDLAELITEAYKQGKLEHLIAQGAVTTANAIILPAESNAPWQCPAITFTPANLSANLDKSVVVSCRIANTGIVIMKVYIDTGSSVDIMYEQCFGKLPANIKALMKPTAVSLAGFSGESTWPIGQLELHIELVDNRDEMLRCQALLNLYIMRNQSQFNMILGCTALRMFGAIPSTIHGMVEFSANKGIGTLTSVEVEPFLCHEYGDRK